A single window of Vespa crabro chromosome 23, iyVesCrab1.2, whole genome shotgun sequence DNA harbors:
- the LOC124431979 gene encoding snRNA-activating protein complex subunit 4: MSDSEDSNIVGEIKDLENVLATIPANLKSPEKSSIETIHEFSQIDGSFEESKTPEDLTIDKLKAALDLNKQMIEKLMNTKNEVSAILEDCEEQLQMIDEKMKKYVKHWTNNSKSNISAAGMPYFKDKNCFAAPKNHDTKLKAARGELQIANFQKACIWTIKDRKVVLNTVYEEVMVSILENSHNEGMQESKVNNIISSEDTFKRMLKARNVDEIIGPLGEKKFDWLKIAAMNVDGRHSADECSVMWNILLHPDINKSKWTRTEESKLKKIAKLYRYEDWDNIAKKLDTKRSGYQCFVKYTSMGNLLKLTERTWTMKEDERLCDIVAKCRIGNFVPWAEVMSYMNFRPKQQLYFRWMFKLAPHLKKGRFTKAESETLLQGVHKFGTNFSLIAAQLMPDRTSIQLNDHYQTLTSKGSTHHWTLQADMKLIDLYKKIGPDWSKIAKNFKYKNRTQLRHRYTALYKYASKGLSIFEIPRPKNENLSKMEDAEFSDKEYCVDVIENDIDDKLDELLIEHFQNLSTIKSSHNENFYYDSQKLCRDTKELYSILESLQADLHIPDNFDYLPLIEIDKQLLYSLKTYIKSKFEKQNSNKEVEAFKLKMFGLQNNEEQKVHFIPPLPFGAYADIKNHKQTKSIDYVFDTNKKFVVDVNMEFNTPELIIHFIGGLEEHIQFNKISTLYCNKKDKCEQQRIIQSINNTHTKFNVHKNNNFPNSTEIDKSCSLNVNNQLNFTQPKNYINKNNYLVYKVKTTVYESFGESSLWVSPMDHKKELVNVLGVAIKPNYITLSTYRNLVTLKNIYDIENISNNVQSNYKDIEKAYKSEKAYELLKRRLIQLFKYPICMSYLSLEEMNNTTGSSLEESKNVVCNKRKTVQKNRIRAKRVKENPSEKFICDTNMPSIT, encoded by the coding sequence ATGAGTGACTCGGAAGACAGTAATATTGTGggtgaaataaaagatttagaaAATGTATTGGCAACAATACCGGCGAATCTTAAATCTCCAGAAAAATCATCGATCGAAACAATCCATGAATTTTCTCAAATTGATGGAAGTTTTGAAGAGTCGAAAACCCCCGAAGACTTAACGATTGATAAACTTAAAGCCGCTTTGGatttaaacaaacaaatgatcgagaaattaatgaatacGAAGAATGAGGTGAGCGCGATTTTAGAGGATTGCGAAGAACAGTTGCAAATGAtagatgaaaaaatgaaaaagtacgTTAAACATTGGACGAACAATTCGAAAAGTAACATCTCCGCAGCTGGCATGCCTTATTTTAAGGATAAGAATTGCTTTGCTGCTCCCAAAAATCACGACACAAAGCTTAAAGCAGCTCGTGGAGAATTGCAAATAGCAAATTTCCAAAAAGCTTGTATATGGACgattaaagatagaaaagttgTATTAAACACAGTCTACGAAGAAGTTATGGTATCTATATTAGAAAATTCACATAACGAAGGAATGCAAGAGTCAAAagtaaacaatattatttcatctgaagatacatttaaaagaatgttaaaagcaAGAAACGTAGATGAGATTATTGGCCCTCTCggggaaaagaaatttgacTGGCTTAAAATTGCAGCCATGAATGTTGATGGCAGACATTCTGCAGATGAGTGTTCAGTTATGTGGAACATTCTTTTACATCCTGACATTAATAAAAGCAAATGGACACGTACAGAAGaatcaaaattaaagaaaattgcaAAACTCTATAGGTACGAAGATTGGGATAATATAGCAAAAAAATTGGATACTAAACGTAGTGGATATCAatgttttgttaaatatacTTCTATGGGAAATCTATTGAAGCTAACAGAGCGAACATGGACaatgaaagaagatgaaagattATGCGATATTGTTGCAAAATGTAGAATAGGCAATTTTGTACCTTGGGCTGAAGTGATGAGTTATATGAATTTTAGACCTAAGCAACAACTCTATTTTCGATGGATGTTTAAATTAGCACCACATTTGAAAAAAGGACGATTTACTAAAGCAGAATCTGAAACTTTATTGCAAGGTGTTCACAAATTCGGTACTAATTTTTCTCTAATAGCTGCACAATTAATGCCTGATAGAACTTCGATACAATTAAATGATCATTATCAAACGTTAACGTCAAAAGGCTCCACTCATCATTGGACGCTTCAAGCCGATATGAAacttattgatttatataagaaaataggTCCAGACTGGTCAAAAATagcaaaaaattttaaatataaaaatagaacacAACTGAGACATCGATATACtgctttatataaatatgcatcAAAAGGTTTATCAATATTTGAAATTCCTAGAcctaaaaatgaaaacttgtCAAAAATGGAAGATGCCGAGTTTAGCGACAAAGAATATTGTGTTGATGTTATAGAGAatgatattgatgataaacttgatgaattattaatagaacATTTTCAGAATTTAAGTACTATTAAATCTTCTCATAATGAaaacttttattatgattctCAAAAGCTTTGTAGAGAtacaaaagaattatattctattttagaAAGTTTACAAGCGGATCTCCATATTCCagataattttgattatcttccattaatagaaatagataaacaattgttatattctttgaaaacATACATTAAGTCTAagtttgaaaaacaaaattctaaCAAAGAAGTAGAAgctttcaaattaaaaatgtttggTTTGCAGAACAATGAAGAGCAAAAAGTTCATTTTATACCACCGCTTCCTTTTGGAGCTTATgcagatattaaaaatcataaacaaacgaaaagtATAGATTATGTTTttgatactaataaaaaatttgtggTTGATGTAAATATGGAATTTAACACACCTGAAttgataattcattttataggTGGTTTAGAAGAACATATacaattcaataaaatttctactttatattgtaataagaAGGATAAATGTGAACAGCAGAGGATTATTCAGTCTATTAATAATACACATACAAAATTTAATGttcacaaaaataataatttccctAACAGTACAGAAATAGATAAATCTTGTAgcttaaatgtaaataatcaattaaactTCACACAAccaaagaattatattaacaaaaataattatttagtgtataaagtaaaaacaaCAGTTTATGAATCTTTTGGTGAATCCTCTCTTTGGGTATCACCTATGGaccataaaaaagaattagttaATGTATTAGGTGTAGCAATTAAACCGAATTATATAACTTTATCAACTTATAGGAATTTAGTTacattaaagaatatatatgatattgaaaatatatctaataacgTTCAGTcgaattataaagatattgaaaaagCATACAAATCAGAAAAAGCATATGAACTATTAAAAAGACGacttatacaattatttaaatatcccATATGTATGTCTTATTTATCATtagaagaaatgaataatacaACAGGATCATCTTTAGAAGAATCTAAAAATGTAGTatgtaataagagaaaaacagtacaaaaaaatagaattagaGCAAAAAGAGTTAAAGAAAATCCttcagaaaaatttatttgtgatACAAATATGCCAAGTATTACTTGA